In the Neomonachus schauinslandi chromosome 13, ASM220157v2, whole genome shotgun sequence genome, one interval contains:
- the CKS2 gene encoding cyclin-dependent kinases regulatory subunit 2, with protein sequence MAHKQIYYSDKYFDEHYEYRHVMLPRELSKQVPKTHLMSEEEWRRLGVQQSLGWVHYMIHEPEPHILLFRRPLPKEQQK encoded by the exons ATGGCCCACAAGCAGATCTACTACTCGGACAAGTACTTCGACGAGCACTACGAGTACCG GCATGTCATGTTACCCAGAGAACTTTCCAAACAAGTCCCGAAAACCCATCTGATGTCTGAAGAGGAGTGGAGGAGACTTGGTGTCCAACAGAGTCTAGGCTGGGTTCATTACATGATTCATGAGCCAG AACCACATATTCTTCTCTTTAGACGACCTCTTCCAAAAGAGCAACAAAAATGA